AGTCTGAGTAAGAGACCACAGAGCCATACATGCACATCTTCCATGCCGATGGTTGATTTTCCGGGAAGCATTTCTAAGAATCTACCTAGCATTGTTCAAATGACAAACAAAACCCTGTCTGATGATCCCCCCCTCCCAAGTCCAGATAGCCAGAGTTGTTGATATAGAAGCAGCTAAAAGCTAAGCGACAATAAGAAATCTTCACATCGCAGAGGATCTGCGGAATCCTAATCATCGACCCTTGAACAACTGATCATGGTGTTCACCATGAGTCTCATAGCTGCTTGCCATTGGGCCTTGGAGATTGGCGGTACGGGGATGCGTGAGGGCCATATGAGAGGCTCCTCATCGGCTGCACCCCATTCCTTGCAAAGGTGCTCTGTGCCTTCATGCTTTGGCTACCATTTTGGTTGACAAGGCTTGCGCCACGCTCCTGTCGCATGGACTGAAAGAAGTAGGAAGAGCTCGCCATGTCTTTGAGGTTTGGAAGAGGCTTGAGGATTTCCACCACTTGGCTCATGAGAGGCCTAACCTTGGGATCCCGGCTAAGGCAGGCATGGGCCAGCTGTGCCGTCTTTTGAGCGCCTTTTATGGAGAAGTTCCCCTCCAGACGAGGATCTACAAGCCTATAGAATCGCCGTCTTTCTCCAAGATAAGGACGTGCCCATTCAACCAGGTTGTGCTCCCCGTTTGGCCTGTTCTTGTCCATTGACCTTCTGCCTGACATCATCTCTAGTAGCACCACTCCAAAGCTGTATACGTCGCTCTTCGATGTCAGGTGGCCTGAACAAGACACGAACTTGTAAGCAGTAGGAAGTATGAGTGATTTCAATAACCTACTCAAACAACAGACTAAATGGGAAGTTGTGTTTCATTGCCTATGGGGATATTCATTCAGCTTAGATGACTCCAGTCTGCATTGCAAAATCAAAATGGGTTGTTTTTTACCTGTGCAGTTATGATCAACTTTAAGACTGTCTCAGTCAGAAGAAACCAATTCAGACGAACAGCTATTTCACGACCCATAGCAACACATGGTGTGCCTTAAATATCCCTTGTCACATAAAATTAAGACGGTGTGCAATTATAGCATTCACATAAATGTAAAGGTGGCCGAATATGGTGCAGACCCAAATAGAACACTCCATGCACACCATGTACACAGAGTAACTATAAGTATATAGTCAAAAGACTATTTACGTCCCAACCCTAACAACATACCTATGAAAGGAAGCATAATGTGTCACTTGTCGGTTATGTAGGTAAGATCAGTCTATCTAGTATTGAAGTTTAGGGCAGATTAGCAGTATCTGGACATATAGGTGCCAAATGGCAACGGCATTTGTAGAGCAAATTCCTAATAAGGATAACAGCATACAACATTTGCTCCCAGTTTGCAGATAGGTTGAGTTGTATGATGCATGACAACTACTGATCAACTCACCTGTCATAACGTACTCAGGAGCTGCGTATCCATATGTTCCCATTACTCGAGTAGATACATGTGTCTTATCACCCTCAGGGCCATCTTTAGCAAGTCCAAAATCAGAAAGTTTTGCATTGTACTCCTGGAAATAAATGGTTCAGAAATGGCCAAATGTAATAATCTGATTGATAATAGTTTATGTGTTCTCAATATACTTGCATACCGCGTCCAAAAGAATATTTGAAGTTTTGAAATCCCGATAGATCACTGGCCTTTCAGCTTCTTCATGAAGAAACGCAAGGCCTTTTGCAGCACCAAGTGCAATTTTCATCCTGATGGCCCACGGAAGAGGAAACGACCCTATTGATTACAATTATCCAAAACAGTTATTGGATGAATACAAGACATTTCagaatatactccctccgatccataaaaagtgtcgcccacttagtacaaaatttgtactaacttagtacaaaatgggcgacactttttatggatcggagggagtagttataATAAAGCAAAACAAATTTTGGTTTCATCAAATTTATCACATAAGCAGATCATCTCAGCAATGGCATAAAATGTGAAGAGGAGCAAACATTAAGTATTAAGTAAAGAAATAAAGCACAATGAGTTGCATTCGAGCCAAATAgttaaggaaaaaaatgctAGGATATCTTACAGAACTGAAAGATAACAACTCCCAAGGCCCTTACTGACAATTATAAGTTACAATAACAACACTATGTGGAAAACCACATAAGACCTTGGCCACCACCTAATGAACCCTTAAATGCCAAACTTGTTAACTGAACCCCTTGCACAACATTTTAAAAGATTAACATGTAAACCACTGACTGGCTAATATGCTGGTTCTATCTACAATTACTATTTCATCCTGAAAGTTGGCAAATGTAGTAAGTCTGAATaagagtaaaaaaaaggatacTTACTCCTAAAAAGATGGTTCTCCAAACTTCCACGAGGCATAAATTCATATACTAGCAAACGCTGGTCGTCTTCAATGCAGTAGCCAACCAATTTCACTAGGTGTGGATGTTGAAGATTTCCAAGAAAATCAACCTCTGCCTGAGAACAGATAATGATAGTTTACTTAATGAAGCAGTTAAAGGCAAGTCAGTACATTTTGTGTGCTGCATACCGAAGAATGACAGAACATACCACCCACTCTTTATGCCCCTGAAGTCCATCATGGTTGAGTGTCTTGACAGCAACAGTTAATCCTGTGCCAGGCTTCATAGGAGCAGTTCCATTCTCTTCAATCCAACCTTTGAAGACGCAACCAAAACCTCCCTCGCCAAGAAGACTCTCAGGGCGGAAGTTTCTGGTGGCACACTTAAGTTCATTGAATGTAAACCTACGCAATTGGGCAGCCAGTTTAAGTTCTTCTCCAGCTATGGAAGAAGGTGAGATGCTTCCAGTGTTACTAGATGTTGGGGAACCAGATGCGGCTGGTGGAGCTGATTGATCCCGACAACTGTGATTTGCTTTTTTGCTCTCTGCATAGTAGTAGTAGACATTATCAATTATGCGAGCAAAACCTGACATAATCCAGATATCACAGTTCTAATTGAATTGAAGTAGCTTCACAGGAATAAAAAGCTTATCCTGCTTTCTGAGCAGAATTTCACAAGCTGGGAACCAATAACTAATATGATAGCACAAACTTTCATGACACTAATCTTGTGACTGGCAACTTTTCTCGTATAACAATATAAATGGTAACACCAGATGTAAGGTGGTCACATGACTTAAATAGTTGAAAATTCTACTTCCataatcaagcaaacaaatcTGGAAGTTCATGCAAGTCTATGGAGTTAGATTCAGATTTTGCACCACACATATGACGTCAAAGTTGTAAAACTGATGAATTTGTAAAGCCATacattttagaaaaaatgGAATGCTTGAGGTGTAActcaaattaatcaaattttaCGTCTACCTGAAGCTTGAACATCAGATATAAGATATTATTGTTGAAATGTACAAGTTTTTATGCTAAAAGGTGTAACACTAATAACGCAAATTGCTTATAAAGAAAATATCAACGCAGATTTCTTCAAACAAAGGCAATTAGCTCACAGTATGAAGCGATGAAAAAAGTTTCCAGTTTTGGCTCTTGAGCATTGTATAAAATGCGCTAATAGACCAGTGGGTTTCTATAATATATAGGTTGTGCTGGTGCTCTGATTAAAATCAATAGTTTCATAAAGAATTTAACACATGCACAGACAACAGGTTGAAAAATTATCACTCCTTCATCCTTATGCAGTTAAATGAGGGGGATATCATCAAACAAAGCTCGACCCATCCACATTGTCCATTAGAAGTGTGATgcaatgtaatttgaatgcaaATCCTGCATAGGCATAACCAATCAATGCAAGCActgtttatatttttgtttttgtccaCAAGT
The Brachypodium distachyon strain Bd21 chromosome 2, Brachypodium_distachyon_v3.0, whole genome shotgun sequence genome window above contains:
- the LOC100829095 gene encoding probable serine/threonine-protein kinase PIX7, coding for MGKEGKRCGEDVRRRRGKEAVVEGEDDAAPAMGCWIRLPRLGGGCMSSGSKVDSSASGGGASANGGESKKANHSCRDQSAPPAASGSPTSSNTGSISPSSIAGEELKLAAQLRRFTFNELKCATRNFRPESLLGEGGFGCVFKGWIEENGTAPMKPGTGLTVAVKTLNHDGLQGHKEWVAEVDFLGNLQHPHLVKLVGYCIEDDQRLLVYEFMPRGSLENHLFRRSFPLPWAIRMKIALGAAKGLAFLHEEAERPVIYRDFKTSNILLDAEYNAKLSDFGLAKDGPEGDKTHVSTRVMGTYGYAAPEYVMTGHLTSKSDVYSFGVVLLEMMSGRRSMDKNRPNGEHNLVEWARPYLGERRRFYRLVDPRLEGNFSIKGAQKTAQLAHACLSRDPKVRPLMSQVVEILKPLPNLKDMASSSYFFQSMRQERGASLVNQNGSQSMKAQSTFARNGVQPMRSLSYGPHASPYRQSPRPNGKQL